One Kaistella polysaccharea DNA segment encodes these proteins:
- the prmC gene encoding peptide chain release factor N(5)-glutamine methyltransferase produces the protein MNLGELKAYFMNEIANKYSEQERKVLFEIFGENKLGLNSFQQRQEMQLEITSDQISDFKTAISRLKMGQPYQQILGETEFYGSKFFVDEHVLIPRPETEELLELAIAKIQDARLKRQDSSCKILDIGTGSGIIPIVLKKYFPKAQVSALDFSKDALKTAQRNADFHEVEINFIHQDYLNENLTEVYDVIISNPPYIGIEEESEIADSVKEFEPKMALFSPTSNALIFYEKIAEDCKSHLAENGLVFLEINQKLGKETLELFTDVLKEAELIKDLSGNERFVWGRK, from the coding sequence ATGAATCTCGGAGAATTGAAAGCATACTTCATGAATGAAATAGCAAACAAATATTCTGAACAGGAACGCAAAGTCTTATTCGAGATTTTTGGAGAAAATAAACTGGGCTTAAATTCGTTTCAACAAAGACAAGAAATGCAACTTGAAATAACTTCAGACCAAATTTCGGATTTTAAAACGGCAATTTCACGTCTAAAAATGGGCCAGCCCTACCAGCAGATATTGGGAGAAACTGAATTTTATGGAAGTAAATTTTTTGTGGATGAACATGTTTTAATTCCGAGACCGGAAACTGAAGAATTATTGGAACTGGCGATAGCGAAGATTCAAGATGCAAGATTAAAGCGCCAAGATTCAAGCTGCAAGATTTTAGATATTGGAACTGGATCTGGAATTATTCCGATTGTGTTAAAGAAATATTTTCCGAAAGCACAAGTTTCGGCTTTAGATTTTTCAAAAGATGCCTTAAAAACCGCCCAAAGAAATGCAGATTTTCATGAAGTGGAAATTAATTTTATTCATCAGGATTATTTGAATGAAAATTTAACCGAGGTTTACGATGTCATAATTTCTAATCCGCCTTATATTGGAATTGAGGAAGAAAGTGAAATCGCAGATTCGGTAAAAGAGTTTGAGCCGAAAATGGCGTTGTTTTCTCCAACTTCAAATGCGTTGATTTTCTACGAAAAGATTGCGGAAGATTGCAAAAGCCATCTGGCTGAAAACGGTTTAGTTTTTCTGGAAATCAACCAGAAGTTAGGAAAAGAAACTTTGGAACTTTTTACGGATGTTTTGAAAGAAGCTGAATTAATAAAGGATTTGTCGGGGAATGAAAGGTTTGTTTGGGGGAGAAAGTAA
- a CDS encoding glycosyltransferase family 2 protein codes for MKKISIVIPAHNEEDNIALIHHRIKDVFRTLDNYRSEIIFVNDGSRDLTQKNIEKLALENEEIKFIEFSRNFGHQPAVKAGIDYSTGNAVISMDADLQHPPELIPDLIKKWEEGFDIVYTIRKYPTEISYFKRKTSHFYYKLLSSLSDVNLVKGGGSDFRLMDSSVVEVVRNMNESDIFLRGLSTWMGFRQTGVHFTAGERTSGESSYNLHKMMKFAFTGITAFSVRPLYLAAYLGFLFSAIAVVGYLIYVIHALTKHTEISGWASLIMTVVFFGGVQLIILGIIGIYLGKIFKQVKERPNYIIRSKNF; via the coding sequence GTGAAGAAAATTTCGATCGTAATTCCAGCACATAATGAAGAAGATAATATTGCCTTAATTCATCATCGAATTAAAGATGTTTTTCGTACGCTTGACAATTACCGCTCCGAAATTATTTTTGTAAATGATGGAAGTCGTGATTTAACGCAGAAAAATATAGAAAAGTTGGCCCTCGAAAATGAGGAAATAAAATTTATTGAATTTTCGCGAAACTTCGGTCATCAACCTGCTGTAAAAGCCGGAATTGATTACTCTACAGGGAATGCCGTAATTTCCATGGATGCCGATTTACAACATCCGCCCGAACTCATTCCAGATTTAATTAAAAAGTGGGAAGAAGGTTTTGACATTGTTTATACGATTCGAAAATATCCAACTGAAATTTCATATTTTAAAAGAAAAACCTCTCATTTTTATTATAAATTGTTGTCCAGCCTTTCAGATGTTAATTTGGTGAAAGGTGGTGGTTCAGATTTCAGATTGATGGATTCTTCCGTTGTTGAAGTGGTTCGCAATATGAATGAATCTGATATTTTCCTTCGTGGTCTATCAACCTGGATGGGTTTTCGTCAAACGGGAGTACATTTTACCGCAGGTGAAAGAACTTCGGGTGAAAGCAGTTATAACCTTCATAAAATGATGAAATTTGCTTTTACAGGAATTACAGCATTTAGTGTTCGCCCATTATATTTGGCAGCATATTTAGGCTTTTTGTTTTCTGCAATTGCAGTTGTAGGATACCTTATTTACGTGATTCACGCATTAACAAAACATACGGAAATATCCGGCTGGGCTTCCCTAATTATGACCGTTGTATTTTTTGGTGGAGTTCAACTCATCATTCTTGGAATCATCGGAATTTATCTGGGAAAAATTTTTAAACAGGTGAAGGAAAGACCCAATTATATCATTCGTTCCAAAAATTTTTGA
- the hisG gene encoding ATP phosphoribosyltransferase: protein MNKLKIALQKSGRLSEKSLELVKECGIKIPDFKSKLKNSATNFPLEILFLRDDDIPKYVEQGIVDIGIIGENEVLEQNKNVDLVRKLGFANCRLSLAIPKDQEYTDLSFFDQKKIATSYPSILKNYFDKNNINAEIVEISGSVEIAPSIGLADSIADLVSSGSTLLHNGLKEVEQVLKSEAVLISSQNLPDDISIILESFLFRIQAVINSRENKYILLNAPNDSIEKIIEILPGMKSPTVLPLAESGWSSIHSVVRENEFWKIIDELKKFGAEGILVIPIEKMVL, encoded by the coding sequence ATGAACAAATTAAAAATTGCCCTTCAAAAAAGCGGACGGTTAAGCGAAAAGTCCCTCGAACTTGTAAAAGAATGTGGAATTAAAATTCCCGATTTTAAAAGCAAACTGAAAAATTCAGCGACCAATTTTCCTTTAGAAATTCTTTTTCTTCGTGATGATGATATTCCGAAATATGTAGAACAAGGCATTGTCGATATTGGGATTATCGGTGAAAACGAAGTTTTGGAACAAAATAAAAATGTTGACTTAGTAAGAAAGCTGGGTTTTGCGAATTGTCGTTTATCACTGGCAATTCCGAAAGATCAAGAATATACGGATTTAAGTTTTTTCGATCAGAAGAAAATTGCAACATCTTATCCATCTATCCTTAAAAATTATTTCGATAAGAATAATATCAATGCCGAAATTGTTGAAATTTCCGGTAGTGTGGAAATCGCGCCAAGTATTGGTTTAGCAGACTCCATTGCTGATTTGGTAAGTTCCGGAAGTACTTTATTACACAACGGATTGAAAGAAGTGGAGCAGGTTTTAAAAAGTGAAGCCGTTTTAATTTCCAGCCAAAATCTTCCTGATGATATTTCAATTATTCTGGAATCTTTTCTTTTCCGAATTCAAGCTGTGATTAATTCCCGTGAGAACAAATATATTTTGCTCAATGCTCCAAACGATTCTATCGAAAAAATAATTGAAATTTTGCCAGGCATGAAATCTCCAACGGTTTTACCTTTAGCAGAATCTGGATGGAGTAGTATCCACTCTGTCGTTCGCGAAAATGAATTCTGGAAAATTATCGATGAGTTGAAAAAGTTTGGAGCCGAAGGTATCTTGGTGATTCCAATCGAAAAAATGGTTTTGTAA
- a CDS encoding polysaccharide deacetylase family protein, translating to MILLSFDIEEFDMPFEYKGDISFEEQLSISRKGLKNILELLKKHEAKATFFSTVVFAENNKGLIIQLLEEGHELASHTWFHSKFEIEDLKRSREKLMELFNTNITGLRMPRMMKVDEKEVEKAGYSYNSSVNPTFLPGRYNNLKVSRTYFKEGNVIQIPASVSPNFRIPLFWLSFHNFPLSFYKKLAKDVLKKDNYLNVYFHPWEFAEIKDEKFKLPAFTTKNSGKEMVERFDQFLLFLKKSGYQFRTFQEFQNSIKS from the coding sequence ATGATTTTACTGAGTTTTGATATTGAAGAATTTGATATGCCATTTGAGTATAAAGGTGATATTTCATTTGAGGAGCAGCTTTCTATATCAAGAAAAGGATTGAAAAATATCTTGGAATTATTAAAAAAGCACGAAGCAAAAGCCACTTTTTTTTCAACCGTTGTTTTTGCTGAAAATAATAAAGGTTTAATCATACAACTTTTAGAAGAAGGTCACGAATTGGCTTCTCACACTTGGTTTCATTCAAAATTTGAAATTGAAGATTTAAAGAGGTCTCGTGAAAAATTGATGGAACTTTTCAACACCAATATCACTGGACTTCGAATGCCGCGAATGATGAAGGTTGATGAAAAAGAAGTTGAAAAAGCCGGGTATTCTTATAATTCATCTGTGAATCCAACTTTTCTTCCCGGAAGATATAATAATTTAAAAGTGTCGAGAACCTATTTTAAAGAAGGAAATGTGATACAAATTCCGGCTTCCGTATCGCCGAATTTCAGAATTCCTTTGTTTTGGTTGAGTTTTCATAATTTCCCTCTAAGTTTCTATAAAAAACTGGCGAAAGATGTTTTGAAGAAAGACAATTATCTGAATGTTTATTTTCATCCGTGGGAATTTGCGGAAATTAAAGATGAAAAATTTAAACTTCCTGCTTTTACAACCAAAAACTCCGGAAAGGAAATGGTCGAAAGATTTGATCAGTTTTTATTGTTCTTAAAGAAATCCGGATATCAATTCAGAACTTTTCAGGAATTTCAAAATAGTATAAAGTCATGA
- a CDS encoding glycosyltransferase family 4 protein, which translates to MKIAFDGKRFFNNNSGLGNYSRDLVRILATYFPENEYVLLNKDQSQKGKDVVKMPNVSFVETSKGTMSRQFKMGKDAQQITADIFHGLSGELPLKWKDKPIKKIVTIHDLIFFRFPQYYSFFDRKVHFWKFKKAAEKADLIIAISEQTKRDIIHFLKVPEEKIRVVYQGCHHAFKEIQSEDFLIKIKEKYNLPERFILNVGTIEARKNLLNIVKAIDGTGIPLVVIGKKTKYFNKVEKVLKKNKLENQVQFLENVSMEELAAIYKLADIFVYPSFFEGFGIPVIESLFSGTVVITSNLSCLPEAGGENSAYINPHNFEDIKAKIIFLWNNESERNRRAEKSLGFVQKFNDQEIAKNLYAVYQEVMLK; encoded by the coding sequence ATGAAAATTGCTTTTGACGGGAAACGCTTCTTCAATAACAACTCAGGTTTAGGAAACTATTCTCGCGATTTGGTCCGGATTTTAGCGACTTATTTTCCGGAGAATGAGTATGTTCTTCTAAATAAAGACCAGTCCCAAAAAGGGAAAGACGTAGTGAAAATGCCCAATGTGTCTTTTGTGGAAACTTCGAAAGGAACAATGTCCCGACAGTTCAAAATGGGTAAAGATGCACAGCAAATCACTGCTGATATTTTCCATGGACTTTCCGGCGAATTGCCTTTAAAATGGAAAGATAAACCCATTAAAAAGATTGTCACCATTCATGATTTAATCTTCTTTAGATTTCCTCAATATTATTCTTTCTTTGATCGAAAAGTTCATTTCTGGAAATTTAAAAAAGCCGCGGAAAAAGCCGATTTAATCATCGCAATTTCAGAACAGACTAAGCGGGATATTATTCATTTTTTAAAAGTTCCGGAAGAAAAGATAAGAGTTGTTTATCAAGGTTGTCATCATGCTTTTAAGGAAATTCAAAGTGAAGACTTTTTAATTAAAATAAAAGAAAAATACAATTTACCCGAAAGATTTATTTTAAATGTAGGAACTATTGAAGCCAGAAAAAACCTTTTAAACATCGTAAAAGCCATTGATGGAACTGGAATTCCATTGGTTGTAATTGGTAAAAAGACTAAATATTTTAATAAAGTAGAAAAGGTTCTAAAGAAAAATAAATTAGAAAATCAGGTTCAGTTCCTGGAAAATGTTTCAATGGAAGAATTGGCCGCCATTTATAAACTGGCCGATATTTTCGTTTACCCAAGTTTTTTCGAAGGTTTCGGAATTCCTGTTATTGAATCTCTTTTCTCTGGAACGGTAGTGATTACAAGTAACCTAAGTTGTCTCCCAGAAGCAGGTGGCGAGAATTCAGCTTACATAAATCCGCACAATTTCGAAGACATTAAAGCCAAGATCATTTTTCTCTGGAATAACGAATCTGAAAGAAATCGAAGAGCAGAAAAAAGTTTAGGTTTTGTTCAGAAATTTAATGATCAAGAAATTGCTAAAAATTTGTACGCTGTTTATCAGGAAGTTATGTTAAAATAA
- a CDS encoding glycosyltransferase family 87 protein, whose translation MPLKNKFFKFIANPKYIFGIYLLVSIISAITKFRAGPEKYNNYMIFKNVFTNTLAEKNIYLLYPDVHFDSNHYGVFFSVLIAPFALLPDWLGIILWNLANTSIFLFAIHKLPFSSAKKAFFAWLCLQEFITAAVSLQFNIALTGLLILSAVYIYERKETQSAFSILVGFFVKLYGIAGLSAFFFIKNKWKFGLSFLGIGILFLIVPMLISSPHFGLQSYADWFQSLSEKNTSNQILGNRQDYSLMGIVRRISGNADISNLTFLLPGIVVFCLPYLRISQFKTLSFQLMILASTLLFIVLFSSSSESPTFIIAVAGVMIWFVMQKEKSPLIIGLLIFVMILTCFSFSDLFPKFLKDEYIMKYSLKALPCCVVWFRVIYELLTKDFENDYKLD comes from the coding sequence ATCCCCTTGAAAAATAAATTTTTTAAATTCATAGCAAATCCCAAATATATTTTTGGGATTTATTTGCTTGTTTCCATCATTTCCGCGATTACAAAATTCCGTGCCGGTCCCGAGAAGTATAACAATTACATGATTTTTAAAAATGTTTTTACCAATACTTTAGCCGAGAAAAATATTTATCTTTTATATCCAGATGTTCACTTTGATTCAAATCATTATGGCGTCTTCTTCAGCGTTTTAATTGCGCCTTTTGCATTATTACCAGACTGGTTGGGAATAATTTTATGGAATCTCGCAAATACTTCAATTTTTCTTTTCGCCATTCATAAACTACCGTTTTCCAGTGCTAAAAAAGCTTTTTTCGCTTGGCTTTGTTTACAGGAATTTATCACTGCAGCGGTTAGTTTGCAGTTTAATATCGCTTTGACAGGCTTATTAATCTTATCCGCCGTTTATATTTATGAACGCAAAGAAACACAATCAGCCTTTTCAATTTTAGTCGGATTTTTTGTTAAACTATATGGAATTGCTGGACTTTCGGCGTTTTTCTTCATCAAAAATAAATGGAAATTTGGACTATCTTTTTTAGGAATTGGTATTTTATTTTTAATAGTACCGATGTTGATTTCAAGTCCACATTTTGGACTGCAATCTTACGCAGATTGGTTTCAATCTTTATCTGAAAAAAATACGTCTAATCAAATCTTAGGGAATCGTCAGGATTACTCTTTGATGGGAATCGTAAGACGAATTTCTGGAAATGCCGATATTTCTAATCTGACATTTTTACTTCCCGGAATTGTTGTTTTTTGCCTCCCGTATCTGAGAATTAGTCAGTTTAAAACTCTTTCTTTTCAGCTCATGATTTTAGCTTCTACACTTCTGTTTATCGTACTTTTTAGTTCCAGTTCAGAATCGCCTACTTTTATCATTGCTGTTGCAGGCGTCATGATTTGGTTTGTTATGCAGAAAGAAAAATCACCGCTCATAATTGGTTTATTAATCTTTGTAATGATTTTAACCTGTTTTTCATTTTCTGATTTATTTCCAAAATTTCTCAAAGACGAATATATTATGAAATATTCCTTGAAAGCGTTACCTTGTTGTGTCGTTTGGTTCCGCGTGATCTACGAACTGCTGACCAAAGATTTTGAAAATGATTACAAATTAGATTAG
- a CDS encoding 2,3,4,5-tetrahydropyridine-2,6-dicarboxylate N-succinyltransferase produces MMLQQTIENIWDNRELLQNEDSKKSIREVIRQLDLGELRVAEPTENGWKVNEWVKKAVVMYFPIQKMETIEVGPFEFHDKMPLKRGYAEKGVRVVPHAVAREGAYIAPGVILMPSYVNIGAYVDSGTMVDTWATVGSCAQIGKDVHLSGGVGIGGVLEPLQAAPVIIEDNVFVGSRCIVVEGVHVEREAVLGANVVLTASTKIIDVTGETPVEIKGRVPARSVVIPGSYTKKFPAGEFQVPCALIIGQRKESTDKKTSLNDALRENNVAV; encoded by the coding sequence CTGATGTTACAGCAAACCATAGAAAATATCTGGGATAACCGGGAATTACTTCAAAACGAAGACAGCAAAAAATCAATCCGCGAAGTGATCCGACAGCTCGATTTGGGCGAACTTCGCGTTGCGGAACCTACCGAGAACGGCTGGAAAGTAAATGAATGGGTGAAGAAAGCAGTCGTCATGTATTTTCCTATTCAAAAAATGGAAACCATTGAAGTCGGTCCTTTTGAATTCCACGATAAAATGCCTTTGAAAAGAGGTTACGCTGAAAAAGGAGTTCGCGTTGTGCCACATGCTGTGGCGAGAGAAGGCGCTTACATTGCTCCAGGAGTAATATTGATGCCTTCTTATGTAAATATCGGCGCGTATGTAGATTCAGGTACAATGGTCGATACCTGGGCAACAGTTGGCAGTTGTGCACAAATAGGAAAAGATGTTCACTTGAGTGGTGGAGTAGGAATTGGTGGCGTTTTAGAACCTTTGCAAGCTGCGCCTGTGATTATTGAAGATAATGTTTTCGTTGGTTCAAGATGTATTGTTGTTGAAGGTGTTCACGTTGAAAGAGAAGCGGTTCTAGGAGCGAATGTAGTGTTAACTGCTTCTACAAAAATTATCGATGTTACAGGTGAAACTCCAGTTGAAATCAAAGGCAGAGTTCCCGCAAGATCGGTTGTAATCCCGGGGAGCTACACGAAAAAATTTCCCGCCGGTGAATTTCAAGTTCCTTGCGCTTTAATCATTGGACAAAGAAAAGAATCAACAGATAAGAAAACATCATTAAACGATGCGTTGAGAGAAAATAATGTAGCGGTTTAA
- a CDS encoding rhomboid family intramembrane serine protease, translating into MSPVLLIIIAATAIISYIAFSNQSIFEKYKFNVGAILRDKEYVRLISAGFLHADLMHLLFNMMTLYFFGPIVIDVFGTVGFLIVYFGSILLGNIFSLYLYKNQSWYSAIGASGGVSGILFASIAMIPDLGLYLFFIPIAIPGYIFGTLYFAYSVYMMLNPRQQDNIGHAAHLGGAFFGLVYAIAVQPERALENALFLGIMSLPLIYMAYMVFVKKKIG; encoded by the coding sequence ATGAGTCCAGTTTTATTGATCATTATTGCAGCTACGGCGATCATCAGTTATATCGCGTTCAGCAATCAAAGTATTTTCGAGAAGTATAAGTTCAACGTCGGCGCCATTTTGCGCGACAAAGAATATGTACGCTTAATTTCTGCCGGTTTTTTACATGCAGATTTAATGCACTTGTTGTTCAACATGATGACGCTCTACTTCTTCGGACCGATCGTTATTGATGTTTTCGGTACGGTTGGCTTTTTAATCGTGTACTTTGGATCAATTTTATTAGGAAATATTTTTAGTCTTTATCTCTACAAAAATCAATCTTGGTATTCTGCGATTGGCGCGAGTGGCGGCGTTTCCGGGATTTTATTTGCATCTATTGCTATGATTCCTGATCTTGGTTTGTATCTTTTCTTTATTCCCATCGCCATTCCGGGCTATATTTTCGGAACGCTTTATTTCGCCTATTCGGTTTATATGATGTTAAATCCAAGACAGCAAGATAATATCGGCCATGCCGCGCATTTGGGTGGCGCATTTTTCGGATTGGTATATGCGATTGCGGTGCAACCTGAAAGAGCTCTGGAAAACGCTTTATTTTTAGGAATTATGTCGCTGCCGTTGATTTACATGGCGTATATGGTTTTCGTGAAAAAGAAGATCGGTTAA
- a CDS encoding C40 family peptidase: MKKYLIMTFSAAVLLSCGSSKKVVVKREAPTKTVKRVDNLKVLESNYSGNNSALVSELIKDAHKYLGAPYKYAGNTSSGFDCSGLVVKVFDENKFDLPRRSEDQSKKGVEIKIKEAKPGDLIFFATSGGSRVTHVGIVNDIGRDGEVKFIHASTSKGVIISSLNEKYWNNAYLFARRVL; encoded by the coding sequence ATGAAGAAATATTTGATAATGACTTTCTCCGCCGCAGTTTTACTTTCATGTGGTTCGTCTAAAAAAGTAGTTGTGAAAAGAGAAGCACCTACAAAAACCGTAAAACGTGTTGATAATCTTAAGGTGCTGGAGTCTAATTATTCCGGAAATAATTCTGCTTTGGTGAGCGAGTTAATTAAAGATGCGCATAAATATTTGGGTGCGCCGTATAAGTATGCGGGAAACACATCTTCTGGTTTCGATTGTTCGGGATTGGTGGTAAAAGTTTTTGATGAAAATAAATTCGATTTACCGCGTCGTTCCGAAGATCAGTCGAAAAAAGGAGTAGAAATAAAAATTAAAGAAGCCAAACCCGGTGACCTGATTTTTTTCGCCACTTCAGGCGGAAGCCGCGTCACCCACGTAGGAATCGTAAATGATATCGGCCGCGATGGTGAAGTGAAATTTATACATGCGTCCACTTCTAAAGGAGTTATTATTTCCTCGCTTAACGAAAAATATTGGAACAATGCCTACCTTTTCGCACGAAGAGTTTTGTAA
- a CDS encoding ATP-dependent Clp protease adaptor ClpS codes for MGLHYNIPVNIKDYENPQREYEEDVAVLEKEDDVYKIILWNDDVNSFDYVIDALVEICEHTLEQAEQCTFLVHYKGKCTVKTGSLEKLKPMHEKLLARSLTSELV; via the coding sequence ATGGGTTTACATTATAATATTCCAGTAAATATCAAGGATTACGAAAATCCGCAGCGGGAATACGAAGAAGACGTTGCAGTCTTAGAAAAGGAGGACGACGTCTATAAAATAATTTTATGGAATGACGATGTCAATTCCTTTGATTACGTGATCGATGCGCTGGTAGAGATTTGCGAACATACTCTGGAGCAAGCCGAACAATGTACTTTTCTGGTTCATTACAAAGGCAAATGTACCGTAAAAACCGGGAGTTTAGAAAAACTAAAACCCATGCACGAAAAATTATTAGCGCGAAGTTTAACTTCAGAACTAGTTTAA